In the genome of Cydia strobilella chromosome Z, ilCydStro3.1, whole genome shotgun sequence, one region contains:
- the LOC134754002 gene encoding zinc finger protein 90 homolog isoform X2, whose amino-acid sequence MCTTSMSEAPRSPRHLHKRRRLSRLLDKLSIQLQNNNHYPQWEKMPEDVPLDLSVKSKSPPAYSCDACGQTFTVHDRLAKHVASRHRNRVPESERAYECDICERRFARSDMLTRHARLHTGHKPYTCPACGQVFSRSDHLATHHRTHTGEKPYKCTACPYAACRRDMITRHMRTHTRRPQPA is encoded by the coding sequence ATGTGCACCACCAGCATGAGCGAGGCTCCGCGCAGCCCGCGCCACCTGCACAAGCGGAGGCGCCTCTCCCGGCTCCTCGACAAGCTGTCCATTCAACTACAGAACAACAACCACTACCCGCAGTGGGAGAAGATGCCCGAAGATGTACCTCTAGACTTATCAGTCAAATCAAAATCGCCTCCAGCATATTCCTGCGACGCTTGCGGACAGACGTTCACAGTTCACGACCGTTTAGCGAAGCATGTAGCGTCACGACATCGGAATAGAGTGCCGGAGAGCGAGCGCGCATACGAGTGCGATATATGCGAACGCCGCTTCGCGCGCTCGGATATGCTGACGCGCCACGCTCGTCTCCACACCGGGCACAAACCGTACACTTGTCCCGCTTGTGGCCAAGTGTTCTCCAGGTCTGATCATCTGGCGACGCATCATAGGACTCACACAGGTGAGAAGCCGTACAAGTGCACGGCGTGCCCGTACGCGGCTTGCCGCCGagatatgatcacgcgccacaTGAGGACACACACGAGGCGACCGCAGCCCGCCTAG
- the LOC134754002 gene encoding zinc finger protein 90 homolog isoform X1, which translates to MAVAGNFQMLDVSGWTAFAPDARAANMCTTSMSEAPRSPRHLHKRRRLSRLLDKLSIQLQNNNHYPQWEKMPEDVPLDLSVKSKSPPAYSCDACGQTFTVHDRLAKHVASRHRNRVPESERAYECDICERRFARSDMLTRHARLHTGHKPYTCPACGQVFSRSDHLATHHRTHTGEKPYKCTACPYAACRRDMITRHMRTHTRRPQPA; encoded by the exons ATGGCGGTCGCCGGAAATTTTCAAATGCTGGATGTGAGCG GCTGGACAGCGTTCGCCCCAGATGCGCGCGCAGCCAACATGTGCACCACCAGCATGAGCGAGGCTCCGCGCAGCCCGCGCCACCTGCACAAGCGGAGGCGCCTCTCCCGGCTCCTCGACAAGCTGTCCATTCAACTACAGAACAACAACCACTACCCGCAGTGGGAGAAGATGCCCGAAGATGTACCTCTAGACTTATCAGTCAAATCAAAATCGCCTCCAGCATATTCCTGCGACGCTTGCGGACAGACGTTCACAGTTCACGACCGTTTAGCGAAGCATGTAGCGTCACGACATCGGAATAGAGTGCCGGAGAGCGAGCGCGCATACGAGTGCGATATATGCGAACGCCGCTTCGCGCGCTCGGATATGCTGACGCGCCACGCTCGTCTCCACACCGGGCACAAACCGTACACTTGTCCCGCTTGTGGCCAAGTGTTCTCCAGGTCTGATCATCTGGCGACGCATCATAGGACTCACACAGGTGAGAAGCCGTACAAGTGCACGGCGTGCCCGTACGCGGCTTGCCGCCGagatatgatcacgcgccacaTGAGGACACACACGAGGCGACCGCAGCCCGCCTAG